The sequence GAAGCACATACACACAAACCCAGATTGCTGGACAATCACTAGATATCAACAAAATGGATGTCGATGTAATTGAACAAATCCATCAAATGGGCGGTTTACAGCTTGTAATGCCTCAAGCATTCGCAGAAACTGATTGTGGTGCATTATCACAAACTGGACGCAACGTAGTTGAGTTCAATTTGACTGGTGAAAGTGTTACTCTTCCAATCATGGGAGGAAAAACTTACAACGCCATGACTTTTAGCGGAATGGTCCCAGGACCAACACTAAGAGTTACACAAGGTGATGTTGTAAAAATGACACTTACAATCCCATCAGATGAAGTTACTGGACACGGTAACGACATGCATGCATCACAAATGTCAGCAGGAAACTTTGAATCAGTTAATCCTGGTGAAACAAGTCAGTACTGTTACATCGCTGAATCAGCTGGTGTCTTCAAATACCATTGTTCTGGTGTCAAACTAATTGGTATGGACCAACACGTTCTTTCCGGCATGTACGGAATTGCAATCGTTGATCCTGTCAATGGATACAAGAAACTAATGGTTGAGAAAACAAAAGTCTCAGCAGGCGGTGATGTTTCATTAGATAGAAAATTCTATGATGCAGATGCATTAGAGTTCCAACTCCAATACAACCAATTGTATCTAACACCTGAAGGTAACTATGATGCCGCAGCAATGTTCAAACATCATAATACTGCAACAGTTGTTAACGGAATGCAATTTGGTTATGTACCAAACATGGCTCATAACTTACTCGTCAAAGGCGATGTAAACAAGAACATCTTTGTTGCACAACCATGGAATGGACTTGAACACAAGCAATACCAATCACAACTCTTGTTTGTTGAAAATGATCAACACGTGAGACTCTTTGTTGAAAACCATGGTAACGAACCACTATTCTTCCACATTGTTGGAGAAATTTTGGACAGAGTTACTCAAGGTAACAGAGTACAATCCGCAGCAACTGAAACATGGTTACTCGGAGGTTCACAAAACATGATTGTTGACTTGGTCTTTGATGAACCAGGTGCATATGCAGCAGTAAACCATGATTATGCAGCAATTTACACTGGCGCAGCTACAGTATTTGTAGCAGGTGACCCATTCGGCTTGAACCCAGTT is a genomic window of Nitrosopumilus sp. containing:
- a CDS encoding multicopper oxidase domain-containing protein yields the protein MLFTIAAVAVMGATLFGSTYTQTQIAGQSLDINKMDVDVIEQIHQMGGLQLVMPQAFAETDCGALSQTGRNVVEFNLTGESVTLPIMGGKTYNAMTFSGMVPGPTLRVTQGDVVKMTLTIPSDEVTGHGNDMHASQMSAGNFESVNPGETSQYCYIAESAGVFKYHCSGVKLIGMDQHVLSGMYGIAIVDPVNGYKKLMVEKTKVSAGGDVSLDRKFYDADALEFQLQYNQLYLTPEGNYDAAAMFKHHNTATVVNGMQFGYVPNMAHNLLVKGDVNKNIFVAQPWNGLEHKQYQSQLLFVENDQHVRLFVENHGNEPLFFHIVGEILDRVTQGNRVQSAATETWLLGGSQNMIVDLVFDEPGAYAAVNHDYAAIYTGAATVFVAGDPFGLNPVLVEKGVIPAPVASYAYALGNPSDAVPPMGANSIAHPAQNIHGLYTDEVASEMQASGDYVALWEVIPVVAEMLTS